In Abditibacteriaceae bacterium, one DNA window encodes the following:
- a CDS encoding sugar phosphate isomerase/epimerase family protein — protein sequence MKFGICCGPQSFGGSDVREGVARLADAMQNAGADYFEFAASNLKAGGDEKEYQELHEALASQTLKPEVFNIFLPAPYRITGPEVNLAPILAYATTTLQRCKEVGGEVMVLGSGAARRVAEGFDGAEARSQFLQFCRELGPIAKDAGIDIAIEPLNHREDNLINSVEQGAQIVDEANHPRICLLADLYHIAEDNETLENTARAGARLAHAHVADIGRVAPGFAENDEQDFVGFFHALRRAGYDGRCSFEGKFDDIATQSKPALDLMKQRWRESA from the coding sequence ATGAAATTCGGAATTTGCTGCGGGCCTCAAAGTTTCGGGGGAAGTGATGTCCGTGAAGGCGTCGCGCGTCTGGCGGACGCCATGCAAAATGCCGGCGCTGATTACTTCGAGTTCGCCGCGTCAAACTTAAAAGCGGGAGGCGATGAAAAGGAGTATCAAGAGTTGCACGAAGCTCTCGCGTCGCAAACTCTGAAGCCCGAAGTGTTTAATATTTTCCTTCCGGCGCCTTATCGCATCACTGGACCCGAGGTGAATTTAGCCCCGATTCTGGCCTATGCGACGACCACGTTGCAGCGCTGCAAGGAAGTGGGCGGCGAAGTGATGGTGCTGGGTTCGGGCGCCGCGCGTCGCGTCGCCGAAGGCTTTGATGGCGCGGAAGCGCGTTCGCAATTTTTGCAATTCTGCCGTGAACTTGGCCCGATTGCCAAAGATGCTGGAATCGACATCGCGATTGAGCCGCTCAATCACAGAGAAGACAATCTCATCAATTCGGTCGAGCAGGGCGCGCAAATCGTCGACGAAGCGAATCATCCGCGCATCTGCTTGCTGGCCGACTTGTATCACATCGCCGAGGACAATGAAACGCTGGAAAACACCGCGCGGGCAGGCGCGCGATTGGCGCATGCTCATGTCGCCGATATAGGCCGGGTCGCTCCGGGCTTTGCCGAAAATGACGAACAGGATTTCGTTGGCTTCTTTCACGCACTACGAAGAGCCGGTTACGACGGTCGCTGTTCGTTTGAAGGCAAATTTGACGACATTGCAACGCAAAGCAAACCGGCGCTCGATTTAATGAAACAACGCTGGCGCGAAAGCGCGTAA
- a CDS encoding sodium:proton antiporter: MTNLSFEQWCIIAGGVLLSMALLSTLVKRLPLTTSVIYLALGFLLGPSVIGKTLIHIDPIENASFLHRLAEVVVVVSLFTAGLKMRVSLTWRRWRLPLLLASVAMFITVACLSAVGYYWLQLPLGAAILLGAILAPTDPVLASDVQIRHPRERDALRFSLTGEAGFNDGAAFPFIMLGLGLLGATKEFSYLHWFKIDVVWATVGGLAIGAALGTGVGRFVLYLRRAHKEAVGLDDFLSLSLIALSYGLALELKTYGFLAVFAAGVALRQVEYRYTRRAEAKTDDNTCSAVERAEEEEHLKTGEASATHIATHPAHAPEWMAHAMLQFNEQLDRIGEIVAVILVGVMLASVGIAREVIWLAPLIFLIIRPFSVLVATFGVHNIRHAPDERLLRGYIAWFGVRGIGSLYYLAYSIDHGLDPDLAKKIAAITLSVIAVSIVVHGISVTPFMNKYEEKVEES; the protein is encoded by the coding sequence GTGACAAACCTTTCTTTTGAACAATGGTGCATTATTGCAGGCGGCGTGTTGCTTTCGATGGCGCTGCTTTCGACACTCGTCAAGCGCCTGCCGCTCACCACCAGCGTGATTTATTTGGCGCTTGGTTTCCTGTTGGGGCCTTCGGTGATTGGCAAAACGCTGATTCACATCGACCCGATTGAAAATGCTTCGTTCTTGCATCGATTAGCCGAAGTTGTGGTTGTCGTTTCGCTTTTTACCGCCGGCCTGAAAATGCGCGTTTCGCTCACCTGGCGGCGCTGGCGCTTGCCGCTTTTGCTGGCGAGCGTGGCGATGTTCATTACCGTCGCCTGTCTTTCGGCTGTCGGATATTACTGGCTTCAGTTGCCTTTGGGCGCGGCGATTTTGCTGGGCGCGATTCTGGCCCCGACCGATCCGGTTTTAGCTTCAGACGTGCAAATACGCCATCCGCGGGAGCGCGACGCCTTACGTTTTTCACTGACAGGCGAAGCCGGTTTCAACGACGGCGCGGCGTTTCCGTTCATTATGCTTGGCCTGGGTTTACTGGGCGCGACCAAAGAATTTTCTTATCTGCACTGGTTCAAAATCGATGTTGTGTGGGCGACCGTGGGCGGGCTCGCTATTGGTGCCGCGTTGGGAACAGGCGTTGGCCGTTTTGTACTTTATCTGCGGCGCGCTCATAAAGAAGCCGTCGGATTAGACGACTTTCTCTCCCTCAGCCTGATTGCGTTGTCGTATGGATTGGCTCTCGAACTCAAAACCTATGGATTTCTAGCAGTGTTTGCGGCGGGTGTCGCATTGCGTCAGGTGGAATATCGCTACACACGCCGTGCTGAAGCGAAGACGGACGACAATACGTGCAGCGCAGTGGAGCGGGCCGAAGAAGAAGAACATCTGAAAACGGGTGAAGCGTCAGCCACTCATATCGCGACGCATCCGGCGCACGCGCCCGAATGGATGGCGCACGCGATGCTGCAATTCAACGAACAGCTCGACCGCATCGGCGAAATCGTCGCCGTCATTTTGGTGGGCGTGATGCTGGCAAGCGTGGGAATTGCCCGTGAAGTTATCTGGCTCGCGCCGTTAATTTTTCTAATCATTCGCCCGTTCAGTGTTTTGGTCGCCACCTTCGGTGTTCACAACATACGTCATGCTCCCGACGAACGCTTGCTGCGCGGTTACATCGCGTGGTTTGGCGTGCGCGGCATCGGCTCGCTGTATTACCTTGCCTATTCCATCGACCACGGCCTCGATCCCGATCTGGCGAAGAAAATCGCGGCGATCACACTCTCGGTGATTGCTGTTTCGATTGTCGTTCATGGCATTTCGGTAACGCCGTTTATGAACAAATACGAAGAAAAAGTCGAGGAAAGCTAA
- a CDS encoding Gfo/Idh/MocA family oxidoreductase encodes MKVAILGASGIGKNHARWFAGHGCDIAAFLASSVQSLESTRALLHQTIGFSGPGYLDLDELLQSEKPDIVCISNPPRFHYHHAQQCLLSGAHLLCEKPLVGDDVQLDARFRHQFVAEGTELVKLADEKNCVFGTQMQYASAAPIVEELAGVVGKPLTQWEMILETKNVRPGRAGAQIWIDLSPHPLSVLQKTRAACIDWNTASCVIEEMQSEARFQARLQKQSEPCDVKITVRCNPTCEVPLRRFTLNGNDVDLNARKNADGDFKAFWSNAAQTIEQPDLVDDLIGNFVRACRGEEELKVTGEDGARNVEWQLRLLELA; translated from the coding sequence ATGAAAGTAGCGATTTTGGGCGCGTCGGGCATTGGTAAAAATCACGCACGCTGGTTTGCAGGACACGGCTGCGACATCGCGGCGTTTCTGGCTTCCTCGGTGCAAAGTCTCGAATCGACCCGCGCGCTGTTGCACCAAACGATTGGCTTTTCAGGGCCGGGTTACCTCGATCTCGATGAACTGCTCCAATCAGAAAAACCCGACATCGTATGCATTTCCAACCCGCCGCGCTTTCATTACCACCACGCGCAGCAATGCCTCCTTTCAGGCGCGCACCTGTTGTGTGAAAAGCCCCTCGTCGGCGACGATGTGCAACTCGATGCGCGTTTTCGACATCAGTTCGTAGCCGAAGGCACCGAATTGGTCAAGCTTGCGGATGAGAAAAATTGCGTCTTCGGAACGCAGATGCAATACGCGTCGGCGGCGCCGATTGTTGAAGAACTCGCGGGTGTCGTTGGAAAGCCGCTGACACAGTGGGAAATGATTCTGGAAACAAAAAACGTGCGGCCCGGACGTGCGGGCGCGCAAATCTGGATCGACCTTTCGCCGCATCCGCTTTCGGTTTTGCAAAAGACGCGCGCCGCCTGCATCGATTGGAATACCGCGTCGTGTGTGATCGAAGAAATGCAAAGCGAAGCGCGCTTCCAGGCGCGTCTGCAAAAACAGAGCGAGCCGTGCGATGTAAAGATCACGGTCCGCTGCAACCCGACGTGCGAAGTGCCGTTGCGCCGCTTCACGCTCAATGGAAACGACGTCGATCTCAACGCGCGCAAGAATGCCGACGGCGACTTCAAAGCCTTCTGGAGCAACGCCGCGCAAACTATTGAACAGCCCGATTTAGTCGATGATTTGATTGGAAACTTTGTGCGTGCCTGTCGCGGTGAAGAAGAGTTGAAAGTGACTGGCGAAGATGGCGCGCGCAATGTCGAATGGCAGTTGCGCTTGCTGGAACTGGCGTAA
- a CDS encoding CNNM domain-containing protein: MTLIIAVLLVAVEAVFTALEVALGTVPRARLRKLHEDATEALRDLARETSTAETHNEARQTELNDARRRARLVEQRTARAIHLVEQSEPLGLLFITITTLALWAAAAIVAAHGIAHAWPWYALAASFVALLFCAEVLPLLVAARRAEGVLMALGGWGGLVLRGLTPFLWFLNMLGRGLARGLGAGANSTTQVTPVELRTALAAAEEEGVIESEERAMLEGALSVREKRVRDVMTPRAQMIGVGGSSTLRDVLDVALHEGHSRLPVWEENGAAVAGVLATKDLLPHLRARRFEILVRDVMRPMFALQGDEPIAGALEALRRQRSLMAVVLEENGEVAGLVTLEDLLEEIVGEIEDEWDDEPQARIESTVDFNRTPEDMGETQSFALACDGEISVREAARVWREAGGGLLRLRDPDGTLVHSGDSLASLAARWLGDRVENEQIAPVGDAVITLETPEAEEPHETSARETQINAVELAIREVQNGVAQAVVLRVRAEEAASQAEVKR; the protein is encoded by the coding sequence ATGACATTGATTATCGCGGTACTGCTGGTGGCGGTTGAGGCGGTTTTTACCGCCCTCGAAGTGGCGCTGGGAACCGTGCCACGCGCACGCCTGCGCAAGCTGCACGAAGATGCAACCGAAGCTCTGCGCGATCTTGCACGCGAAACTTCTACAGCCGAAACGCATAACGAAGCCCGACAAACCGAGTTGAACGATGCGCGCCGCCGCGCGCGTTTGGTGGAGCAGCGCACAGCGCGCGCGATTCATCTCGTCGAACAAAGCGAGCCTCTGGGGTTGCTCTTCATCACGATTACGACTCTCGCGTTGTGGGCCGCGGCAGCGATTGTTGCCGCGCACGGTATCGCGCACGCGTGGCCGTGGTATGCGCTGGCGGCTTCGTTTGTCGCCTTGTTGTTCTGCGCCGAAGTGCTGCCGCTTTTGGTTGCCGCGCGCCGCGCCGAAGGCGTATTGATGGCGCTTGGCGGTTGGGGCGGCCTTGTCTTGCGTGGGCTGACGCCGTTTCTGTGGTTCCTCAATATGCTGGGGCGCGGGCTGGCGCGCGGATTGGGTGCGGGCGCGAATTCTACGACGCAGGTCACGCCGGTTGAATTGCGTACAGCGCTTGCGGCAGCGGAAGAAGAAGGCGTCATTGAAAGCGAAGAGCGCGCGATGCTCGAAGGCGCGCTTTCGGTGCGTGAGAAACGCGTTCGCGACGTGATGACGCCGCGCGCCCAGATGATTGGTGTCGGTGGATCATCAACCTTGCGCGATGTTCTCGACGTGGCGCTGCACGAAGGCCATTCGCGCTTGCCGGTGTGGGAAGAAAACGGCGCTGCCGTCGCGGGTGTTCTGGCGACCAAAGATTTGTTGCCGCATTTGCGCGCGCGTCGCTTTGAAATTCTCGTGCGCGATGTGATGCGTCCGATGTTCGCATTGCAGGGCGATGAGCCGATTGCCGGTGCGCTTGAAGCGTTGCGCCGCCAGCGCTCTTTGATGGCGGTTGTTCTCGAAGAAAACGGCGAAGTGGCCGGACTTGTGACGTTGGAAGATTTGCTGGAAGAAATCGTGGGCGAAATCGAAGATGAGTGGGACGACGAACCGCAGGCACGCATCGAAAGTACGGTCGATTTCAACCGAACTCCCGAAGACATGGGCGAAACGCAATCGTTTGCCCTCGCCTGCGACGGCGAGATTTCGGTGCGCGAAGCGGCGCGCGTATGGCGCGAGGCGGGTGGTGGCTTGCTGCGACTGCGCGACCCCGATGGAACTCTTGTTCACAGCGGCGATTCTCTGGCGTCGCTTGCCGCGCGTTGGCTCGGCGATAGGGTGGAGAATGAGCAAATTGCGCCTGTCGGCGACGCGGTTATTACGTTAGAAACTCCTGAAGCCGAAGAACCGCACGAAACATCAGCGCGCGAGACTCAAATCAACGCGGTGGAACTGGCGATTCGAGAAGTGCAAAACGGCGTGGCGCAGGCGGTTGTCTTGCGCGTGCGCGCCGAGGAAGCCGCGAGCCAGGCGGAGGTGAAACGATGA
- a CDS encoding glycosyltransferase, whose product MMNFRREDVCVVIPTLNEEATLAKVIEDVRPFCGEILVIDSNSSDQTQELARAANVRLETLTARGKGRALIYALNCVEHPITVFIDADGSHVGGDIPALVAPIADNSADMVVASRWAGGSDELHGDMNKWLRRSGSRVLTTIVNIRFGGKLDDIQNGFRAVKTSVAREVGLEEPDFTIEQEMVMKFLGGGFRVINVPSHEYARQGGEAKLNLGRVWFRFGTVVLRHVFGLARPKSRR is encoded by the coding sequence ATGATGAACTTCCGCCGCGAAGATGTTTGCGTGGTCATTCCCACGCTCAATGAAGAAGCAACGCTGGCGAAAGTCATCGAAGACGTGCGCCCATTTTGTGGCGAAATCCTCGTCATCGACAGCAACTCCTCCGATCAGACTCAAGAACTCGCGCGAGCCGCAAACGTACGCCTCGAAACTCTTACAGCGCGCGGCAAGGGCCGTGCGCTCATTTACGCATTAAATTGCGTCGAGCATCCAATTACGGTTTTCATCGACGCCGATGGCTCGCACGTTGGCGGCGACATTCCAGCTCTTGTCGCGCCCATCGCCGACAATTCTGCCGACATGGTTGTCGCTTCGCGCTGGGCTGGCGGCTCCGACGAGTTGCACGGTGATATGAACAAATGGCTGCGCCGTTCGGGTTCGCGTGTCCTCACGACGATTGTCAACATTCGTTTTGGCGGCAAGCTCGACGACATTCAAAACGGATTTCGCGCCGTGAAAACCTCCGTCGCACGCGAAGTTGGCTTGGAAGAACCCGATTTCACCATCGAGCAGGAAATGGTGATGAAGTTCTTAGGCGGCGGCTTCCGCGTGATTAATGTGCCGTCGCACGAATACGCGCGGCAAGGCGGCGAAGCCAAGCTCAATCTGGGCCGCGTGTGGTTCCGCTTTGGCACCGTCGTTTTGCGCCACGTCTTCGGCCTCGCGCGCCCGAAAAGCCGACGCTAA
- a CDS encoding RecQ family ATP-dependent DNA helicase, translating into MNSSIDELLLQHFGFSEFRDGQREVIETLLSDEPHGGRALAIFPTGAGKSLCYQLPALALDGVTVVVSPLIALMKDQIDFLRSRGIEAARLDSSLGLEETRAVNDALYRGTLKLLYVAPERFNNERFVANLGRAKIALFAVDEAHCISEWGHNFRPDYLKLAQTAKDLNAPRILALTATATPPVADSICRGFEIPRTASFNTGFYRPNLNLAITPVTAARREQLLLSRLQKRAAGTTIVYVTLQRTAEIVAQMLVENGLAARAYHAGLAPEVREEIQNWWMAGNQNIVVATIAFGMGIDKSDVRAVYHFNLPKSLESYSQEIGRAGRDGARSTVELLACPDDVPALENFAYGDTPTRQALLSLCQEILAAGDELAVDIYEQSNKHDIRQLVLKTCLAYLELRGTIRQGTPYYARYEVALSAAPREISAQLSPEEFSFLESVLAQGRKGTKWISLDADAVAQNLQAERPRILRALENLEERNLAEVRATQPRQRFAVLRRDESAEELADDLAARFEKREGNEIARVASLLDWLQSDSCLWNALVGYFGEDRETNCGHCSWCITQKAAALPPAPELEIPDETTDELFPLLEEHHAALVAPRQIARFLCGLSSPALTQNKLSKHKLFGALQTHRFADVLAWCEEIADDTE; encoded by the coding sequence ATGAATTCTTCTATCGACGAGCTTTTACTGCAACATTTCGGGTTTTCCGAGTTTCGTGACGGACAGCGTGAAGTGATTGAAACGCTGCTCAGCGATGAGCCACACGGCGGACGCGCCCTCGCGATTTTTCCGACCGGCGCGGGCAAAAGTTTGTGTTATCAACTTCCGGCCCTCGCGCTCGACGGCGTCACAGTTGTTGTTTCGCCGCTCATCGCGTTAATGAAAGACCAAATCGATTTTCTCCGCAGTCGCGGCATTGAGGCGGCGCGCCTCGATTCATCGTTGGGGTTGGAAGAAACGCGCGCGGTGAATGACGCGCTTTATCGCGGAACACTGAAGCTGCTTTATGTCGCGCCCGAACGCTTTAACAACGAGCGTTTTGTGGCGAATTTAGGTCGCGCGAAAATCGCGCTCTTTGCCGTCGATGAAGCGCATTGCATTTCGGAGTGGGGCCACAATTTCCGGCCCGATTATCTCAAGCTGGCGCAAACCGCGAAAGACCTCAACGCGCCGCGTATTCTGGCCCTCACCGCGACCGCAACGCCGCCCGTCGCCGACAGCATTTGTCGCGGCTTCGAGATTCCGCGCACCGCGTCGTTTAACACCGGCTTCTATCGGCCCAATCTCAACCTGGCGATTACGCCAGTCACAGCCGCGCGGCGCGAGCAACTGCTTCTCAGCCGTTTGCAAAAGCGCGCGGCGGGAACGACGATTGTTTACGTCACCCTGCAAAGAACGGCCGAAATCGTGGCGCAAATGCTGGTCGAAAACGGCTTGGCCGCGCGTGCTTATCACGCGGGCCTCGCGCCCGAAGTGCGCGAAGAAATTCAGAACTGGTGGATGGCTGGCAACCAAAACATCGTGGTGGCGACGATTGCATTTGGCATGGGCATCGACAAAAGCGATGTGCGTGCGGTTTATCACTTCAATTTGCCGAAAAGCCTCGAAAGTTACTCGCAGGAAATCGGGCGTGCGGGACGCGACGGCGCGCGAAGTACGGTCGAATTGCTGGCTTGCCCCGACGATGTTCCGGCGCTGGAAAACTTTGCTTACGGCGATACGCCGACGCGCCAAGCGCTGCTTTCGTTGTGTCAGGAGATTCTGGCTGCGGGCGACGAACTCGCCGTCGATATTTACGAGCAATCGAACAAGCACGACATCCGGCAGCTCGTTCTTAAAACTTGCCTGGCCTATCTCGAACTGCGCGGCACGATTCGGCAGGGAACGCCCTATTATGCGCGTTACGAAGTCGCGCTTTCGGCAGCGCCGCGCGAAATCTCGGCGCAGCTTTCACCTGAAGAATTTTCGTTTCTGGAAAGCGTTTTGGCGCAAGGCCGCAAAGGCACGAAGTGGATTTCGCTCGATGCCGATGCCGTCGCGCAAAATCTTCAGGCCGAGCGCCCGCGCATTTTGCGCGCACTGGAAAATCTGGAAGAGCGCAACTTGGCCGAAGTGCGTGCTACGCAACCGCGCCAAAGGTTCGCGGTTTTGCGCCGCGACGAAAGCGCGGAAGAACTCGCCGATGATTTGGCCGCGCGCTTCGAGAAACGCGAAGGGAATGAAATCGCGCGTGTGGCTTCGCTTCTCGATTGGCTGCAAAGCGACAGTTGTTTGTGGAATGCGCTCGTTGGATATTTCGGCGAAGACCGCGAAACGAATTGCGGCCATTGTTCGTGGTGCATCACACAGAAAGCGGCGGCGTTGCCGCCCGCGCCCGAACTCGAAATCCCCGATGAAACGACCGACGAACTGTTTCCGCTGTTGGAAGAACATCACGCCGCGCTTGTGGCGCCGCGACAAATCGCGCGTTTCCTGTGCGGGCTTTCCAGCCCGGCGCTGACGCAAAACAAACTCTCCAAGCACAAGTTGTTTGGCGCGCTGCAAACGCATCGTTTTGCCGACGTTCTCGCGTGGTGCGAAGAGATTGCAGACGACACAGAATGA
- the trpS gene encoding tryptophan--tRNA ligase, translated as MKKRILTGDRPTGKLHIGHFVGSLRNRVALQHEYETYVLIADVQALTDNFDRPEILRENIREVALDYLAVGLDPKACAFVIQSQIPEIADLTVFYMNLVSLARVSRNPTVKTEMQQKGMGEDVTAGFVCYPISQAADITAFDAHLVPVGDDQKPMIEQTREIVQKFNRLYGETLALPEGLYTEQGRLPGTDGSAKMSKSLGNTIYLADDEATVTKKVMAMFTDPNRLTGKEPGNVEGNPVFAYLDAFHPDKARVEELKTLYRAGGENEKGKPLLGDVVVKRELAQSLNEFLEPIRARRREYESGDVWDVLRDGTARGKERAAQTLDAVKSAMKINYFK; from the coding sequence ATGAAGAAACGAATTCTGACCGGCGACCGCCCGACAGGGAAATTGCACATCGGGCATTTTGTCGGCAGCCTCCGCAACCGCGTCGCGTTGCAGCACGAATATGAAACCTACGTCCTGATTGCCGACGTTCAGGCGCTGACCGACAACTTCGACCGCCCCGAAATCTTGCGCGAAAACATCCGCGAAGTTGCGCTCGATTATCTGGCAGTTGGCCTCGACCCCAAAGCGTGCGCCTTTGTGATTCAATCGCAGATTCCCGAAATCGCCGATCTCACCGTGTTCTATATGAACCTTGTGAGCCTCGCGCGCGTGTCGCGCAACCCAACTGTCAAAACCGAAATGCAGCAAAAAGGCATGGGCGAAGACGTCACTGCAGGCTTTGTTTGCTATCCGATTTCGCAAGCCGCCGACATCACGGCCTTTGATGCGCACCTGGTTCCGGTTGGCGACGATCAGAAACCGATGATCGAGCAAACACGCGAAATCGTCCAAAAGTTCAACCGGCTTTACGGCGAAACCCTCGCGCTTCCCGAAGGACTTTATACGGAGCAGGGCCGCTTGCCCGGCACCGACGGGAGTGCCAAAATGAGCAAAAGTCTGGGCAACACAATTTACCTCGCCGACGATGAAGCCACCGTCACCAAGAAAGTGATGGCGATGTTCACCGACCCAAATCGCTTGACAGGAAAAGAGCCGGGCAACGTCGAAGGCAATCCGGTGTTCGCCTATCTCGATGCGTTTCACCCAGACAAAGCGCGTGTCGAAGAATTGAAAACGCTGTATCGCGCGGGTGGCGAAAACGAAAAAGGTAAGCCGTTGCTGGGCGATGTGGTGGTGAAACGTGAACTGGCACAAAGCCTCAACGAATTTCTCGAACCGATTCGCGCGCGCCGCCGCGAATACGAAAGCGGCGATGTGTGGGACGTGTTGCGCGACGGCACTGCTCGCGGCAAAGAACGCGCAGCGCAAACACTTGATGCCGTTAAGAGCGCGATGAAAATTAACTACTTCAAATAG
- a CDS encoding hemolysin family protein: MSSLYGIALFACLLLIALLAASEAALAATNRVRLRHLLQVGESSGDSAQALTSDLSGDARRFLATVTIAANVPILLASVLATRLALARWEMPIAIVVLSLGAFITVAWLQITPRLLVSRRGALDRLGWVRPARALVAFFNPFVGVLLWLGDCLLRPFGLESSAKTETFAEEIRDLVESAQTSGGSDDDRELIESIFTFGDTRVHEVMIPRPDILALAVDAPADAVLDALENSGFSRLPLHEGGIDRIAGVLHAKDALGALGKDEPFEPRALMRPALFLPESQKIDDAFAAMRLARTHLAIVIDEYGGTAGLLTVEDILEELVGEIADEHDRPGEEPLQTFDENTALADAGLHADDLEELWDVVLPTGEFDSVGGFMMEQLGRALVVGDRVEVPGAVLTVHSVRARRPRKIFIRKTPVATENHSE; this comes from the coding sequence ATGAGTTCCCTTTATGGAATTGCGTTGTTCGCCTGTTTGTTGCTCATCGCGTTGCTGGCAGCTTCTGAAGCGGCCCTCGCGGCGACAAATCGCGTCCGACTGCGGCACTTGCTTCAAGTCGGCGAATCGTCGGGCGATTCGGCCCAGGCGCTAACCAGCGATTTATCAGGCGACGCGCGCCGCTTTCTGGCAACGGTTACTATCGCGGCGAACGTGCCGATTTTGCTCGCTTCGGTGCTTGCGACGCGTTTGGCACTCGCGCGCTGGGAAATGCCGATCGCGATTGTGGTTTTATCTCTCGGCGCATTTATTACAGTTGCGTGGCTGCAAATTACACCACGCCTGCTGGTGTCGCGGCGCGGCGCTCTCGACCGTCTGGGTTGGGTTCGTCCGGCGCGCGCCCTCGTGGCTTTCTTTAACCCGTTCGTGGGCGTCCTGCTGTGGCTTGGCGATTGTCTTTTGCGTCCTTTCGGCCTGGAAAGTTCGGCGAAAACTGAAACTTTCGCCGAAGAAATCCGCGATTTGGTGGAAAGCGCGCAAACGTCGGGTGGCTCCGATGACGACCGCGAACTCATCGAAAGCATTTTTACTTTTGGGGATACGCGCGTGCACGAAGTGATGATCCCGCGCCCTGATATTCTGGCGCTTGCTGTTGATGCGCCTGCCGATGCGGTTCTCGACGCGCTGGAAAACAGCGGCTTTTCGCGCTTGCCGCTTCACGAAGGTGGCATCGACCGCATTGCCGGCGTGCTGCACGCCAAAGATGCTCTCGGCGCGCTGGGCAAAGACGAACCCTTTGAGCCACGCGCTTTGATGCGTCCGGCGTTGTTCCTTCCCGAGTCGCAGAAAATCGACGATGCCTTCGCTGCGATGCGGCTTGCCCGCACGCATCTGGCGATTGTTATCGACGAATACGGCGGCACTGCCGGTTTGCTGACGGTCGAAGATATTCTGGAAGAACTTGTGGGCGAAATCGCCGACGAACACGACCGGCCCGGCGAAGAACCGCTGCAAACCTTCGATGAAAACACGGCGCTTGCCGATGCGGGGCTTCATGCCGACGATTTGGAAGAATTGTGGGACGTGGTGTTACCGACGGGCGAGTTCGATTCGGTCGGCGGCTTCATGATGGAACAACTAGGCCGCGCTCTTGTTGTGGGCGACCGCGTCGAGGTTCCGGGCGCGGTTCTCACGGTTCACAGCGTGCGCGCGCGCCGTCCGCGCAAAATCTTCATTCGCAAAACTCCCGTTGCGACGGAAAATCACTCAGAATAG